One Dioscorea cayenensis subsp. rotundata cultivar TDr96_F1 chromosome 19, TDr96_F1_v2_PseudoChromosome.rev07_lg8_w22 25.fasta, whole genome shotgun sequence genomic window, CATTTCAAGCTTGATCCATTATAGGATTGTCTGAAAAGCAAAATTTAATCTCAGTCAATTTTAAGGGCACATCAGGTTGgattttgcttattttattcTATTGGAACTTTTGTGGTGAATCAGGCTATGAACAATCCAAACAAATCCATAAGAAAAGTATCTAGAAAGAATTTAAACCAGCCAAGATTCAGTGAAGttgttttcaattgttttatttaatcatGCTGTACTAAATaagttgaaatatatattttgtggcATCTCTCTATTTATTTATGCTCCTAGTTAATGTTGTAATTACCATAAAAGCAGAGCTATTTGTGGCACAATCTTAGAATTTGCTATGTTCTCTggatcaaaaatatttaatttctctTGTGAAGGGTCTGAActtctctatatttttaaaatctcatAGGCAGCTGAAGATGCTGTTAATGTCTTCTATCACTACACATATGAAGGAAGTGTAGACATTGATTCAGTTTCAGATCCTGCAATGAAAGCATCAATTCTAGCTCAAATCAATCATTTTGGTCAGACGCCGAAGCAGTTATTCCTCAAGCCTCATGTTAAACGGCGAACTGACAGAAAAGTACCCCCTCATCCACTCCGTTACAGTGCTCATCTGGCTCCTCATGAGATCCGCAAGAGCTCTGGGTCCATTACTCAGATTGTCACCTTCCATGAAAAGATTCTCATTGCTGGGGCCAATAACTTACTCAAGCCAACAACATACAGCAAGTATATTGCGTGGGGTTTTCCTGATCGAAGTTTGAGGATTATGAGTTATGACCAGGACCGGCTCCTTGCAACCCATGAGAGCCTTCATGGAGGGAACCAGATACAATGTGCTGGGGTGAGCCAAGATGGTCAGGTTCTGGTCACCGGGGGAGATGATGGCGTGGTCGCAGTTTGGAGATTCGCCAAAGATGGGGTTCAAGGTCAGCGTAGCCTGCGATTAGAGAGAGCTCTATGTGCTCACACTGCTAAAATTACATGCCTCTATGTCAGCCATCCTTACACACTTATTGTGAGTGGTTCTGATGATTGCAGTGTTATTCTATGGGATCTGAGTAGTCTAGCCTTTGTGAAACAGCTCCCTGAGTTCCCCACACCAGTTTCAGCTGTCCATGTGAATGATCTAACTGGAGAGATCTTAACAGCTGCTGGGGTCATGCTTGCAGTCTGGAGTGTCAACGGAGACTGTCTTGCTGTTGTGAATACCTCTCAGCTTCCGTCAGACATGATCTTATCAGTGGCGAGTGCAATCTACTCGGACTGGCAGGATACAAACTGGTACGTGACAGGCCACAAAAGTGGTGCTGTCAAGGTGTGGAACATGGTGCATTTTAGTTCAGAAGATGCGAATGGGAAGGGCCGGACACCGACTGAGGGCATGGGAGGCTTGAGTTTCCACGGGAAGGCTCCGGAGTACAAGTTACTACTCCATAAAGTGCTCAAACGCCACAAAGATCCTGTCACCGCACTACACATTACTAACGATCTCAAGCAGTTACTGAGCGGTGATTCCGGCGGCCGCTTGGTCTCCTGGACTATACAAGAAGAAAGCTTGAAAGCTTTGCATGGTACGGGGTGATGATCCCTCGACAGAACCATTGCTGATCCTTAAATTCTTATGTGGGGTTAGCATTCAGGGATTTATTCGGTTCCCCGATTCAGATAGAACGATAAGAGCTGGCCTCGAAATGGTTTGAAAATGCGTGCCTGATATTGGAATGCTTtgctacaaaatcaacaaaaggaTATGCTAACTTCAACAAAGAAGTTCAGGTTAAATTATAACTGCTaacagaaagaaagagaaaaatggttgctctcatcattttgtTCTTTGGGGGAAGGCTTGTTCCTCACAGTCGGAATTTCCGTCTTTTTCTGGTTTATGTGCATCAAAGCTCTGCTGGTTTACCTGTTTTTGGTGTGAATAGGTGGTAACCAATGTGTTTGTAAAATTGTATAGAATGTGTTTTATGGGGGTTgaagaatcaaatcaaaaatGGGAAGACATGAACAAATATTGGTTTCAATTTGCTTGTTCATGTTGTTGATTCTTTCTTAGGGTGTGATTTTGTCACCCGTTTGGATCAACTGCAACTTTCCTcatctctctttttatttttatttttattttttaattttttttaggaagTCTTCCCATTTATTTCTAAACTTATTATTCTAAATTGTTGTGTTGGTATGTTTATTATTGTACTGGTTTTATTATTGCCTAATCAAATTTTTGTGTGATAGTTAGTATGTATGAGTTTTATAAACAGCTTTTTATGCATTGTAGACATTAATATGGAAAGATGGTTTGTGTGTTTCAGAACCTGATGATTTATTTGGTGCAAACAGTTATTTCActgtctttatattttattttatttttttttatgaaaaaaattttaacttcaAAAGAAATTTTCTATTAATCAAAAGTGCTTCCAATGATTAAAAAGCTTTTCTAAAATTAGACCTTATATTCTTGGGTATATTTAACTTTTGCAAAATGTTATTCCCTTCTCGTCGTTCTTTTTTATAGGTTacaaatccatgttttttttatttgtcatttttaaatatttaaaaatatttattattattattttaaattatgatataatttgtttataaaatctTATCAAATAACCAAGCTTTCAGTTAatcatgacagataaaaagaaacatatggaGTAATACATTCTAAACGTGTATGCAAAAAGTAATTATTTATAGgtgttataaatattatcatattttattttaatgacaatatttatcCATCCAAGAATTatctaatttatattattttgttaataaaaaagatttaattaataataaagcaaATTTTCtaatccttaaaaaaattacaaaattccgCAGAAAAACGAAGAAGACACTGGCAATTTTTTGGCAGTAGATTGGCACTGACTTTTTCATCAAGACACAAGTTTACAAAACTGCCCCTAATTCTAAATGAAAAGATACGTCACACTCTCACCTAAAATAACTCATGGACAAGATTAAATTACCTGGCAAATTTAACGGTCTTGATTTATTGAGTTCTATTTGAGGGTCAGTTTCCCCGGTCTCAGATAAATAATTCTGGAAACATCTGGTCTTAAACTAAAGTACCCTTAGTATTCCCTCTATTTACATCCTGACCAATTGATTGATTCTAggaatttagaaaaaaatgggGTGGGTGTTTTCGGAAATAAGGATCTATAAATTGGTAGTAACTGAGGGATGAGAGAGAATAGAAAGCCGGAAAAGCGACGGTGATCTGGTCGACGGTGAAGATGCTGGCGGTGCTCGATCAGACGGTGGCGAAGAGCCCGGAGGGGCTGAGGGTTGCCGGAGACGATGGAGGCTCCGGCGTGGCGGCGCTGTTGGAGAAGTTCGTGACGGACTACGATGGAACGGTTGTGGTCGAACTTGAGAGCAGTTGTTCCTTAGCGTACACGGTCAAGAAGGAGAGCCCTCTGCTTACGAGGTGAATCTTGATTCATTTTAGAGATTTAGTTTCAattcttgatttcaatgattagatcttcttcttcttcttgttgttgttgttctttcaATCAACAATCAAGAACGATgggatttttcttttgttattgttCTTGTGTTTGATCTTCTTGTCTTGATTATTGATTTTGGTTTATGGATTTCAATGTGATGAGATTGTTGGATAATATGAGTGTTTATTGGGTTATGGACTTGTGATCATGGATTTTTTTCCCTTGTGGTTCTGTTAAACATTCTTAAGATTTACAGAATTGAATTTAGGCGAAGAGCGATAGATTTACTAGTTTATATTTTTCGTGATATTTGTGCACAGTAGTGACCCGTTTGTGATGTTTTTTGCAATGTTGATGGCTTCTTTGTAACTGTCTTATATCCTATTAATGTTTTTTAGCGTGAAATTAgatttaatttgaagtttggttTATCTTTTATCAGTTTCTTGAATGGGCATTATAGAATGGTTTCTTTAACCTGGTATGGAGTGTTGTATTGTTTTCTTCCTCGATGACTCATTTCTTGTTTCAACGAAATTTaagtgatttaatttttttgagttttatgaagaaaaaatatttgtttgttgttttataaAGACGTGTTTGATAATTCCTAATTTTAGCAAGTTTTGTCATGTTTCggaaaacaatgaaattttctttgtttatttttttgggtgtcATATATAACTGTAAAGAATTCCAAAATGATGATTAAAGGCAAATTTTAGGCTTATACTAAGTTTGTATATTTAGTTGGAgacaaataataagaaaattgtGAGTCTGTAAAATTTCTAGGATTGGAGTGAGGGGAGTAATTACTGATTTGATACTAAATagagatagagaaaaaaattttgatgcaATATTTAGTGGGAGTCATATAAAGTATTGGGTTGAACTTGCAATTCCACTAGAATAGAGTATTTGGTTCTCTTCAACAAGATTCTTTGGCATGAGTTATGAAAAGCACTTGGGTGGCTGTGTATAAAAACAGAGGAGATTCCAAGCTAGATTGGGATATAACTTATGGATTATATCATTGAACTCTAGGAGATGACTAAGCTTTGGTTAAGCTGCAAGGAATGTTGTGCTTTGAGAACCATAGCTGTACTTTGTTCGAGATAGATATTCATTCATTCagtgtttttcttgattttgcttGGTATTTGTTATTGGCGTTAGTTCCGGTGAAGGAGTGACCAAGGAGTTTTCAATCACAGTAAGGATGTTGCAAAGATTTGGTATTCAGTGCCTTTCTTCTTGAATTGATAGTGGATGTAATTTAGGACAATATTCCTTCATGACTGCTGGCTGTGCCATGTTAATTTCATTAATTGGAATAGTAGTAAATGTCAGGTGAAAATTATTTGAACATACTTTAAGTTTGATGTCTTAGGTTTAGGAGAAGTAAGGTTCAAGACATGGAATGCAAATTTAATAGTGTAGAAATATCTTGAGGCTTTGATAAATTAAGGCTTGACAAATGAATTAGCAAAGTGCAAGAGGATTTTCATGTAATTGTAAACCTCATTTTAATGAAAACTTTAATTCAAGATGATTTTCCAAAGAAACAATCTATCTGTGAAATAAATATGGCATAGATGAGATTGCTTAGATGCTGTTATATAATAGCAAGAAAGACTGAGATGGAGTCGTATAAGAAGCTTTGGTTGTGTTATTCCGTTATGATGGAGTGACGGAATTCTTGTTGTTTTGTTCAAAAGGTTGGGGGGAAGGTTTAACATGCCATTTTATGGAAGCAATAAGGATTATATTAATTTGAAGTGGCAAAGGTCTGTTAagtgatttaaattttatacattCTATCTAATGTGCTACAATTGTGTTTGTCAATGGTGCTTTCAGTTAACTAGGTATTTCTAGATTTAGCTTCATGCTACTTACATTGGAAAAATGTATGAGAAATCTTTGGTGATATATTGACTTGTTAATTTCTTGCTGACACTGAGTAGCTGCTTTtttcaattgttatttttttcttcttcttcaaattgcAAGCCTGTCACAAGGTTACTTTCATTCCGTTTTCCGATATTGACAAATAACAAGCATGTCTATGATATATTGATATTGCACAAAGAGATGTAAGCAATAACCCGAATGTAGTGTGTTGCTAgtttaagaaagaaaaatatgcaTCTTCAATCATCACACATTTTCATAGTGCCAATTTGCCTTTCATTCCagtatgtgtttttttaacttCAGCATTTGAAGGGCCATTTCATACTTCTTTCAGTTTGTTCTGCCTCAATAACTAATGATATATATTGTCCTTTCTTGCAGACTATTTGCTGTTCTCGATAATATATTCTGTTTGTTTGAAGGAGAGTTTGAAAATGTTGGTCTTTTGAAGCAGCAATATGGACTGAACAAGACTGCAAATGAGGTTGTCATTGTGATAGAAGCCTACAGAACATTAAGAGATCGAGGTGCTTATCCTGCTGATCAGGTCGTGAGAGATTTTCATGGGAAATTTGCATTTGTTCTGTATGATAACACAAATAAGTCGACCTTCATAGCAGCTGTGAGTATATATATCATTCTCTACTCGTTCTGATTTGATTCCTTATACTGAAATAAACTGATCATCATTTAGAAATATGTAAGCTTTGTTCTGCTTCCTGTTAGTCAGTAAACCAAAACATTTGATTCCTCATACTGAAATAAACTGATCATTTAGAAATATGTAAGCTCTGTTGATGTCTGATGTTCTCATATATCAGAGCGATAGAAAGTCCATTTTGAACTTCAGTGATAGTTTTCAGAATGCATGAAAAGCATATCATAGTAAGTGATTATATATATGCCAGAGGGTGTTTAATTGAACATACAACTACAAAGTGCTAACACTCAGACATATAGGACCCTGATGGTGGTATCCCATTCTTCTGGGGATGTGATCCTGAAGGTCATCTTATCCTCTCCGATAATGTGGATTTTCTCAGACTAGGATGCGGGAAATCATTTGCACCATTTCCGAAAGGTATACACACTTGTGAGTTGTGAGACACATGTATTTAAGcttatcaattttaataatgatCTCAATTTCATCCATGTATTATCAATAATCACAGGTTGCTTCTTCTCAACCAAAGGCGGACTGCAGAGCTACGAACACCCTCTGAACGAGTTGAAACCAGTTCCAAGGGTGGACAGCAAGGGGGAAGTGTTGGGTGTTACCTACAAGGTTGATGCACAAACTAAAAAGGGGTCTTCCATGCCAAGGGTTGGCAGTGCTGCTGATTGGTCCTCTCAATACTAATTCAACAGCCAGCTAcctcattaaaaataaatcaatcaggGCTCTTTGTTTTGCCCATGAAtgctctcttcttcttcttcttcttcttctcctgttCTTGTTGGATTTCCATGATGTTGTTTTCCCCTTCATGTTTGCTGTGAGATTTAATCTTTGATCAGCTGAACCTTGAAGACACAACTGCTTGTTCATCCAGCTGGACTTTTATATCTTGTGTGTAGTAGCATCATCACATCCTTTTGAAGGATTAATTTCGTGTACTCGtatttccttttgtttgttttgtctgagcttttttttatttattttttaacttatatatacCAAATATATACTACATTAGACTCTGTAATTGTTGGGTAAGTAATTGAGGCTGAAATATTTAAGGTTATAGTTTCAATAAACGGATGGTTAACAAATAGATTATTTCTCTCCTTATTATTTTCAAACATATCTAATTAGAGTATGTAggttaagaaaaagaaagactatatataataatcatttaATTTCTGTGAAAACCTTTCCCCTGTTTTGTCAATCCATGCAAGatggacacacacacacacacagaaatCAAAGTTCATGTACAATGCCTCGTCCTCTTCTCCGTTTGGATAAAAGAGTGCATGCATGTACTCTCCAACCACTCTAAAAAGTATATATCCATTTCAAAGACTTAGCAGTTAGCCCCCCACAACTACTCCTTACACTACTCCAACTCCAAGACACACACTGATCAGAGATATATTTAGAGCTAGCTAGAATCCCAACATACACATTAACACATAGATATAACTGAAAGGCTGAAAGAACTTAAGCAAAATGgaactttgttttcattttttatttccttaaaaacaaataaatggcAACCGAGAGTCTCACAATACTCCTATTCACACAAATAGTATCATCATCCCACTGGTCCTCTCAAGTCCCAATCCCTCTACTCCTTTCTCTATATAGTCCTTTGCCCTTCCAACTTCCTTCCTTCCATCCATACCTTTTCTCATAACTTGCATTACACTTGTTTTCTCCCTAACTCTTTCTTTATCTTCCTCATATAGAAAGATAGAGTCATTTCTCACCTTCAAGCCATataatatctctttctctctttcttcttgttggtcACTTCTTGCTACTTCTTGCATTATAGCTAGTGATATATATtctctattaatatatatagagaatgaGACTATTAATTACCTTATGTTTAG contains:
- the LOC120249593 gene encoding stem-specific protein TSJT1-like, whose amino-acid sequence is MLAVLDQTVAKSPEGLRVAGDDGGSGVAALLEKFVTDYDGTVVVELESSCSLAYTVKKESPLLTRLFAVLDNIFCLFEGEFENVGLLKQQYGLNKTANEVVIVIEAYRTLRDRGAYPADQVVRDFHGKFAFVLYDNTNKSTFIAADPDGGIPFFWGCDPEGHLILSDNVDFLRLGCGKSFAPFPKGCFFSTKGGLQSYEHPLNELKPVPRVDSKGEVLGVTYKVDAQTKKGSSMPRVGSAADWSSQY